The genomic stretch AATTCATCCGGTAATTGAGTACCTAGTATTTATGGATAGCCATAATTTTGTTTCGGAAAACGTGTTCCGGCCTGTCAAAAATTGACAAATCAAATCAGGCATGGATGCAACTCTGGAAGCGCCTGTGCAACAGGGCCTGAAAGCCCGCACTGAAGCGAGCAGAGTTGTACCCGTGCCGCATTCAGCGAAATCTCAATTCAATTTATAAAAAAAGTACTCAGTTTTCGGAAGAACCATAACTTCTTACAACCCGAACGCGGTCTTAAATTCGTGAAACTGGCGGTTGTCTTGCGGGTTGAGCAGCGTGACCGCCTTGCCGGAGGCGCCGGCGCGGGCGGTGCGGCCAATGCGGTGAATGTGGTCTTCGGGCGACATGGCGAGGTCGTAATTGATAATCAGCGCTACGCCTTCGATATCCAAACCGCGCGAGGCGACGTCGGTGCCAACCAGAATGTTGTAGCGTCCCTGCTTAAACATCTCGACGGCGCGTAAGCGGTCAGCCTGGTCGATATCGCCGTGGATGCGGGTGGCGTGATAATTGTCGCGCTTGAGGCGCTGGCAAAGTTTTTCGGTTTCGCGCTTGGTGGCGACAAAGACGATGATGGGGCCTTTTTCTTTGTCGAGTTCCTGACGCAGACGCTTGTCTTTTTCTTCTAAGTTCCTAACGCGAACAATTTCCTGATGCACGGATTTCAGCGGCGTCAGGTCGGGCGCGCCCACATCAATGAACACTGGGTCTTTGAGTTGGACAACGCGCATCTTTTGAATTTCTTCGACCAGCGTGGCGGAGAACAATAGCACCTGAGGCTTCTCGTAAAAGCAAGCGAAAATATCTTTGATCTGCGGCATGAAGCCCATGTCGAGCATACGGTCCGCTTCATCCAGAACGATGATTTCCGCGCAATCTATACGAAAGCGTCCACGCGACTGGATGTCGAGCAGGCGCCCCGGCGTGGCGATCAAAATATCGGGCGATTCTTTTAACTGGACGATCTGGTCGAGGATGTGGTCGCCGCCGTAGATCGCAATGGATTTCAATTTGGTATCAACGATTAAACGGTCGATCACTTCCGTGATCTGCACCGCCAATTCGCGGGTCGGCGCGACGATGAGTCCGCGCAGCCCTTTGCCGGGCTTGTCTTTCAGCAGTTGAACCATGGGCAGCGCAAAGGCGAGCGTCTTGCCGCTGCCGGTTTGGGCGCGGCCTACAACATCGTGTCCCTTTAATATCTGTGGGATGGCGCAGCCTTGAATCGGCGTGGTTTCGTCGAAGCCTTGTTTTTTGATGTTCTCTAAAATTTCCGGCGACAACCCGAGCGTATCGAATGGAACGCGCCATTCGCTGAGGTCGACGAGCGCTTCATGCTCGCCGTCATGCGAGGGGCCGGGCGCGATGATGGTTTCCGGCTCGCCAACAAGAGGTTCGCTGGGAGCGGGCTGGTTTCGGGTTGCTCTTCCCGGCGCTGGCTTACTGGGTTCTTTCGGTAAGCGATTGAGCGTTTCCGGCTCGGCATCAGCGGCGACAAGAATGCGGTCTTCTATTTCACATTCATTTAAAAGTTCAATCGCTTTCGGCTGAAAGCGCTCGTTTTTGAGCCAAACATACGCGGTTTGGTCAGACGCGTTGGAATTTTTTTCCAACAGAACCCGTTTGCTATGGATGCGGTTTCCGTCTAAAAGCGCCGTAAATAGCGCTTCCGTGAAGTGTGAAGGAATATTTTGAATTGTTATGGCAGGCGTCATAGGCATGAATTGGTAGGGATACTTTCATTTAAGATATCCTTAAATGTAGCCATCGCAATGCCGCCGTCAAGCCATTGCGCCTAGACCCGGCGCATTGTCCTGTTTACATTGTTGCTGTCAGACCCTGATCTTTGGAGGATATTCAGATGACTATTTCGATTTCTCGTCGTCATTTTTCAACCTTGGCGGTCGCGGCGGCGGGGGCTGCGGTTGGCCTGGCGAAGCCGTCTTATGCGAAAGAAGGCGTCAAAATGTTTCCGAATTTAGGCATGGGGCATTTGCGGGTTTCGGGCGATATGAAAAAATCGGTGGAATACGCCATCGAATTCGGCTACGGCGGCGTGAACCCCAGCGTGGGCGAACTGGCCGCGATGAGTGATGCGGAGCGCGATGAGTTTGTTATGATGATGAAGGCCCACCAGATTCAATGGGGCGCCAGCGGATTGCCAACCGATTTTCGTAAAGATGATGAGACCTTTAAAAAGGGCATCCAAGCATTGCCCAAACAAGCGAAGGTGTTGCAAGACGCAGGCGTCACCCGCGTTGCGACCTGGATCATGCCGCGCCATAACGAATTGACCTATAGACAAAATTTTAGGCAACACCGCAACCGCCTGCGCGAAGCCGCCGTTATCCTGAAAGATCACGGCATGCGCCTCGGCCTGGAATTCGTCGGCCCGCAAACCATGCTGGTTGGCGAGCGCTACCCGTTCATTCATACCCAGAAAGAAATGTTGGAACTCTGCGACGCCATCGGGACGGGCAACATGGGCTTGCTGTTCGACTCGTGGCATTGGCACTCGTCCGGCGGTACGGTGGATGAGGCGAAGCAACTGACCAATGATCTGGTCGTGAATGTCCATGTCAACGATGCGCCCAAGGGCGTTGCCCGCGAAGCGTTGATCGACATGAAGCGCGAATTGCCTTGCACGACAGGCTCGATTGATATGAAAGGCTTTATCAACGCATTATATGCGATGGGGTATGACGGCCCGGTGACAGTGGAGCCGTTCAACCAGCCGCTGTGGGAGATGGACGACCGCGACGCGCTGAAAGCCACCAAGGATTCACTCGACCGCGTGTTTGGGTTGATTGAGGTCTAACCCGAAAATGAAACGTGAAACGATGCGCCCTCGTCGATCTGCGGGGGCGTTTTTTGTTTGAAACATGAAAGAGCAAATAAAATGAAAAAACCAACTCTTTTTCTAGACCGCGACGGCACCCTGATCACTGATGTTGGATATCCCAAAAGCCCCGATTTGGTCGAACCGGTTCCCGGCGCGGTCGAAGCGATGCAAACGCTGGCGAAGATGGGCTATCAACTGATTGTTATCAGCAACCAGTCGGGCGTGGGGCGGGGCATTATTTCGCCGGAAGAAGCCAAGAGCGTCCACGACCGTTTTATTGAATTGTTTAAGGAGCAGGGCATTGAGTTTCAGGATGTCTATTATTGTCCTCATGCGCCCGAAGAAGACTGTGAATGCCGAAAGCCATCGCCGTATATGCTGTATCAGGCCGACCAGGACCACGGCGTTGATTTTTCAAAATCCTACATGGTCGGCGACCGCTTGGGCGACGTGCAAACGGGGAAAAACGCCGGGTGTCGCGCTATCCTGTTCATGAGCCAATATGTGGACGATCCCGGCGACCTGCCGGACGCCGTGGTTGACGGCTGGGAACAGGCTCTCCCCATTTTAGTGAAGGCTTGGAAAGAGAATTCGTGAAACAACTTGAAACGCTGCTTGAACGGTTTGTTGGATTAAATGTTTTAATCATTGGCGATGTCATGCTGGATGAATACATCTGGGGCGATGTGGACCGCATTTCACCAGAAGCGCCTGTTCCCGTGGTGGATATCCACCAACGCACCTGGGCGCCCGGCGGCGCCGCCAACGCTGCGGCGAATATTCAAAGCCTGGGCGGCCGCGCAATGTTGTGCGGCGCGACCGGGGCGGATTACCAAAGCGAAAAACTGCGCGAACAATTGCAAGAACACAATGTGGGAATTGCAGGTCTTACCGCAGTTCAAGGCCGTCCGACCACCACTAAGACGCGCATCATTGCGCGCGGGCAACAGATGGTGCGAGTTGATTCTGAATCGCGCCAACCATTGCCGGTTGATTCAGAAAACCGTCTGGTGGAATTTATTGAATCGGCGATGAAAATGTACGACGCCTGTATTTTGTCGGACTATAACAAGGGCGTTTTGTCTGAGCGCTTATCTCAAACGGCGATTCAGGCGGCGCTCAAAGCAGGCAAGCCGGTTGTAGTTGACCCCAAGGGCGTTGATTACAAAAAATATTGCAACGCCACGGTCATTAAACCCAACACCAGCGAAGTTGAAGAAGCCATCGGGCGCCCGGTTGAAGGTGAAGCGGATTTATTGCAAGCCGGACAAAAAATTCTAAATGTGGTTGGTGAAAGCGCGTTGTTAGTGACGCGCGGCGCCGATGGAATGACTCTGTTTCAACATGGCCAGATTGAACAGCATATCCCTACGATGGCGCGTACCGTCTACGATGTAACTGGCGCGGGCGATACGGTTGTGAGCGCACTGGCGATGGCGCTGGCCTCAGGCGCAAACTTGTTGGACGGCGCTCATTTGGCCAATCATGCGGCAGGCGTTGTAGTCGGCAAAGTCGGTACGGCTACGGTATCGTTAGACGACCTGCGTTTAGGAAAGGATTAGGCCATGCCAAAGTTGATCGAGTCGCCCACCCGCGTTGAAGCGGCGGGCAACAAACCAAAACGTATTGATGAATACATTGGCCGCGTCAATTCCCAGACCGACGGCGCCGAGTGCATCGCTGTATGTTTGCCTGCATTTTCCATGGATACCGTCCATCGCGACGAGTCGTAATTTCCTCACCCGGAGAGAGCAACAATGACCAATTACGCTGAGATGCT from Candidatus Hinthialibacter antarcticus encodes the following:
- a CDS encoding DEAD/DEAH box helicase, with protein sequence MPMTPAITIQNIPSHFTEALFTALLDGNRIHSKRVLLEKNSNASDQTAYVWLKNERFQPKAIELLNECEIEDRILVAADAEPETLNRLPKEPSKPAPGRATRNQPAPSEPLVGEPETIIAPGPSHDGEHEALVDLSEWRVPFDTLGLSPEILENIKKQGFDETTPIQGCAIPQILKGHDVVGRAQTGSGKTLAFALPMVQLLKDKPGKGLRGLIVAPTRELAVQITEVIDRLIVDTKLKSIAIYGGDHILDQIVQLKESPDILIATPGRLLDIQSRGRFRIDCAEIIVLDEADRMLDMGFMPQIKDIFACFYEKPQVLLFSATLVEEIQKMRVVQLKDPVFIDVGAPDLTPLKSVHQEIVRVRNLEEKDKRLRQELDKEKGPIIVFVATKRETEKLCQRLKRDNYHATRIHGDIDQADRLRAVEMFKQGRYNILVGTDVASRGLDIEGVALIINYDLAMSPEDHIHRIGRTARAGASGKAVTLLNPQDNRQFHEFKTAFGL
- a CDS encoding sugar phosphate isomerase/epimerase family protein → MTISISRRHFSTLAVAAAGAAVGLAKPSYAKEGVKMFPNLGMGHLRVSGDMKKSVEYAIEFGYGGVNPSVGELAAMSDAERDEFVMMMKAHQIQWGASGLPTDFRKDDETFKKGIQALPKQAKVLQDAGVTRVATWIMPRHNELTYRQNFRQHRNRLREAAVILKDHGMRLGLEFVGPQTMLVGERYPFIHTQKEMLELCDAIGTGNMGLLFDSWHWHSSGGTVDEAKQLTNDLVVNVHVNDAPKGVAREALIDMKRELPCTTGSIDMKGFINALYAMGYDGPVTVEPFNQPLWEMDDRDALKATKDSLDRVFGLIEV
- a CDS encoding HAD family hydrolase yields the protein MKKPTLFLDRDGTLITDVGYPKSPDLVEPVPGAVEAMQTLAKMGYQLIVISNQSGVGRGIISPEEAKSVHDRFIELFKEQGIEFQDVYYCPHAPEEDCECRKPSPYMLYQADQDHGVDFSKSYMVGDRLGDVQTGKNAGCRAILFMSQYVDDPGDLPDAVVDGWEQALPILVKAWKENS
- the rfaE1 gene encoding D-glycero-beta-D-manno-heptose-7-phosphate kinase, giving the protein MKQLETLLERFVGLNVLIIGDVMLDEYIWGDVDRISPEAPVPVVDIHQRTWAPGGAANAAANIQSLGGRAMLCGATGADYQSEKLREQLQEHNVGIAGLTAVQGRPTTTKTRIIARGQQMVRVDSESRQPLPVDSENRLVEFIESAMKMYDACILSDYNKGVLSERLSQTAIQAALKAGKPVVVDPKGVDYKKYCNATVIKPNTSEVEEAIGRPVEGEADLLQAGQKILNVVGESALLVTRGADGMTLFQHGQIEQHIPTMARTVYDVTGAGDTVVSALAMALASGANLLDGAHLANHAAGVVVGKVGTATVSLDDLRLGKD